A window from Terriglobia bacterium encodes these proteins:
- a CDS encoding carboxypeptidase-like regulatory domain-containing protein, with translation MKRLWLTAALAGLLAGACAAPARAMGSAAMSDKEPQVRILTGAVVNQQEKPLPGAIVYLKNSKTMAVKTFIVGQDGSYRFNALSPNVDYEVHAERNGKKSDAKTLSSFDSRKTAYINLKIKE, from the coding sequence GTGAAGAGATTATGGCTCACCGCCGCGCTGGCTGGGTTGCTGGCCGGGGCTTGTGCGGCGCCAGCGCGCGCCATGGGTAGCGCCGCGATGTCTGACAAAGAGCCCCAGGTGCGCATCCTGACGGGCGCGGTGGTGAACCAGCAGGAGAAGCCGCTACCGGGTGCGATTGTGTACCTGAAGAACAGCAAGACCATGGCGGTGAAGACGTTCATTGTCGGGCAGGACGGCAGCTATCGCTTTAACGCGCTCTCGCCCAATGTGGATTATGAAGTGCATGCCGAGCGCAACGGCAAGAAGAGCGACGCCAAGACCCTGAGCTCCTTCGATTCGCGGAAGACCGCGTACATCAACCTGAAGATCAAAGAGTGA